One Scylla paramamosain isolate STU-SP2022 chromosome 5, ASM3559412v1, whole genome shotgun sequence genomic region harbors:
- the LOC135100863 gene encoding uncharacterized protein LOC135100863 yields MRFLLLPLLRRARSVVPEPYLPYTPLLLRATPSLRRLPRVYATRLIYRARKIVARTAFLVKREEVTIMAGHDEAADLWLAANFLTGRLYQNDSLPFATANLGGGTLQVTIPLPGQPEHIKRTISQRRKGGGVNQSGDRNKEHGGGGTGSSAHQGGKQDARGVDLTAASKNTHRWKTSDKATSDNRSSGGGGSGGDGGGGGRAGGTRTRGRGRGGMRGGFTVYKGSQSQSEHVQKRGRVGASTRHRDTSGSAQTPRRESERRNSWKRFRGPFMKPRNRAVNPSQRVNNSVVIVPQNASDRSGAGEKKLLKENSEPNRAFRAQDTEWEGNSRRETTDTRRDTEENKARQRNDNVSGSRGRETHGNQEGKFKDNNSPGSKSGTRKGDKKNEESQVGEQTEEKHRHGHGKGRTPVVGNTKGSIVNAEGPTRTQISRKGDKLNTETQRTKSTIGSTLNHTSNADKRVTLEGSSNKRLDLLASRSRRLRPPRRRKHPRRHRQRNQKKPTRRKGSNSNNSTQSEHRNEKSNLSGQQQQQQSSLASLSPSLPAEGLPGPARKQNTHRKSRREDTEPRQDATSERTSSDHEHHQNRSHVSPVQTTHPAEAQTHGHRSVLREGQRKDNVTRRRNLRTQDKGNKSITTNSQTTPREKISVSKSSSSKVTDSFTPDKTANENLANGSGEIDKRGEEVGGGGARGTVTSHRERETNEKVMKNSHNTTLQESRDREKTSASTTGNHSQRRRGRRKFSSKRRRKAWSLRRKRLEQQRNLLHNKGNTTHITSVLGASLSDNPHEANKTQSVEESRRADRREAERLSVREMTDSPLPQVSGNRQVNNKIHQHTTRFDPSFSSSDTQTSPPATAFPFPERKNQPRLMSRRDRRRQRQRTARVQSGATASKHASLRVNAHVAENQSQDTYQRNRSENLQNVQKQTSHRQRHNHGGRRRHRRRYRRRRRRRYQRKEDVRGRRSVEEVRHNALYGPNRLLPPGEERESVRWRKNDQRNRRELADPFLVVGDWRGSLRRSYFGTPFPWQNARERWRRLMPRRDTEKSSQSGAGNFWQSVRSEEPVDSPLRTEIRGSSGKEFQKASRFLRRRRSVSKLAWETKAKMKAKRQNLAAALSQRCGRTGAGLLRSCGEPEMNCQPGEGDPRQAEMVDGKCDHLSLAGNQSASAEREPLPGKDRSPKRYLQQVGDTALVMVTDGGGENGGGYQRTRRELRNLSGTPNVTYRCSPSHKYWLFASSMPMGLYPLRVKILQSGNLTRVVPTSQDSRPLETTNVSPPTTQPPPTPATPHHRSDIPPEEEDYIGEDEEEDPSQYSGNPSTPSTIQPTHPTTFVHSTPPSTTQQPPPPSRPPYTTVRVTNKWVEETLAKVKTVVDSILKSIGSARSNVEENNGKKTPDQDGVNGNKEGSEKRMERRKGVKGEREGGSSRSEDGEKGKERNSEGQGQARDDRERGTRKEGIEMGRLGKKRSRERNRKGKSEGNRKRTERRESQITLESSEDQEADGREGERNGRGENTESLRNEHNNRERRKHGRRRNAARNKTENNRSFLDSGNGGSESEFSNNTVSQESDRIPGTWKQKAGGASISPPNRVSEVSGADESVSGSEPEGGEDAAARNTEFGVETETLPEPLSVVSQGEGIARVEGERHSGKKGEGTNYSPATNVRTESPVTSFPRDNGTRVNYGDEHVMTLEASTSLPTRISSSIDSGNNGNDTTGNSGAPASKQTISSVTDLLFTVPNERVIKPAQNSQVQSEIKSTEKLIRTSLEGLLFRVPPGGTTSTSKQSQEEKSSLKTSEGSQTVTATTAVPDATTPMREVTRPDGTEAPSVDAETIVTDSKPAHRQRSEERRRKKIAGAEGTQDTVYQRLNATENESRQPNRAEEKEEEQKQEEEGDLILRTACLPVGSIGRFKVEGVTYLVTGMGAGPGAEDCWREVTNVVNRHIRLPALNQTTLLATTAFYFVAASANLIEPEMTYGFVRVEQFRLAANLMCAREPRLLPDPLACLDYQYVAALLTQGLHLSDDTEVLVCDKIQGFRVGWALGAALDYLQNH; encoded by the exons ATGCGGTTCCTGCTGCTGCCCCTCCTCCGCCGAGCCCGTAGCGTGGTGCCAGAGCCGTATCTTCCCTACACGCCTCTCCTGCTCCGTGCCACGCCCTCCCTCAGACGACTGCCACGCGTCTACGCCACACGCCTCATCTACAGG GCGCGGAAGATCGTCGCTCGCACAGCCTTTCTTGTGAAGCGAGAGGAGGTGACCATCATGGCGGGACACGACGAGGCAGCTGATTTGTGGCTGGCGGCGAATTTCCTCACAG GTCGCCTTTACCAGAACGACAGCCTCCCATTTGCCACAGCCAACCTGGGAGGCGGAACATTGCAGGTCACCATCCCCCTTCCGGGCCAGCCAGAGCACATCAAGAGGACCATTAGCCAAAGGAGGAAAGGCGGCGGAGTAAACCAAAGCGGcgatagaaataaagaacacGGAGGTGGAGGGACGGGGAGCAGCGCGCACcagggaggaaaacaagacgCTCGGGGAGTTGACCTGACGGCAGCCTCTAAAAATACGCACAGGTGGAAAACTAGCGATAAGGCAACCAGTGATAACCGAAGCAgcggaggtggagggagtggtggtgatggtggtggtggtggtagggcgGGAGGGACAAGGacgcgagggagagggaggggcgggatGAGAGGGGGTTTCACGGTGTACAAAGGGAGTCAAAGTCAATCAGAACACGTACAAAAGAGAGGTCGTGTCGGCGCCTCTACGCGACACAGGGACACTTCAGGTTCTGCCCAGACGCCGAGGCGAGAATCCGAGAGGCGAAACAGTTGGAAGAGGTTTCGAGGCCCTTTTATGAAGCCTCGGAACAGAGCAGTGAATCCAAGCCAGCGTGTGAATAATTCTGTTGTTATTGTACCTCAGAACGCGAGTGATAGATCGGGAGCGGGTGAGAAAAAACTTCTTAAAGAAAACAGCGAACCGAACAGGGCCTTCCGAGCACAAGACACAGAATGGGAAGGTAATTCTAGACGAGAAACAACAGATACTCGCAGGGACacggaagaaaacaaagcaagacAGAGGAATGATAACGTAAGTGGAAGTAGAGGCAGAGAGACACACGGAAACCAGGAAGGGAAATTCAAAGATAACAACAGCCCGGGCTCTAAAAGTGggacaaggaaaggagacaagaaaaacgaagaaagccAAGTAGGTGAACAGACGGAGGAGAAACACAGACATGGGCATGGTAAAGGAAGAACACCAGTCGTAGGGAACACCAAAGGCTCAATAGTGAACGCAGAGGGTCCCACACGAAcacaaatatcaagaaaaggagacaaactGAATACAGAGACACAACGAACTAAAAGCACCATTGGTTCCACACTTAATCATACGAGTAATGCAGACAAACGCGTCACTTTAGAAGGATCATCCAACAAAAGGTTGGACTTGTTGGCTTCCAGATCACGCAGACTTCGACCTCCTCGACGAAGAAAGCATCCCAGAAGACACAGACAAAGAAACCAGAAGAAACCAacacgaagaaaaggaagcaataGCAATAACAGCACTCAGAGTGAACACAGGAATGAGAAGAGTAATTTATCTggacaacagcaacagcagcagtcaTCCCTCGCgtccctctcaccctcactgCCTGCTGAAGGGCTGCCAGGACCTGCCCGGAAGCAAAACACACATCGAAAATCACGGAGAGAGGACACTGAACCCCGTCAAGATGCTACCTCGGAGAGAACCTCGTCTGATCATGAACACCACCAGAATCGCTCTCATGTTTCCCCTGTCCAGACGACACACCCAGCAGAGGCTCAGACTCACGGTCATCGTTCAGTGCTCCGTGAAGGGCAAAGGAAAGATAACGTGACTCGACGGAGAAACTTGAGAACTCAGGACAAAGGCAACAAGTCAATTACCACTAATAGTCAAACAACACCTCGAGAAAAAATTAGTGTTTCTAAAAGCTCCTCAAGTAAAGTGACGGACAGCTTTACTCCAGACAAAACAGCTAATGAGAACTTGGCGAATGGTAGTGGCGAGATCGataaaagaggggaggaggtcgGCGGCGGAGGCGCGAGAGGGACAGTGACGTCACACAGGGAACGGGAAACAAacgaaaaagtgatgaaaaacagCCACAACACAACCTTGCAAGAGAGCCGGGACAGAGAAAAAACGAGTGCGTCGACGACTGGAAATCATTcacagagaagaagagggagaagaaaattcagtagtaaaagaagacgaaaagcttGGAGTTTGCGAAGAAAGAGACTAGAACAACAGAGAAACCTTTTGCACAACAAgggaaacacaacacacatcactTCTGTGCTCGGCGCCTCCCTAAGTGATAATCCACATGAGGCAAACAAGACTCAGAGTGTCGAGGAGTCAAGGAGAGCAGACAGACGAGAGGCCGAGCGTTTGTCTGTCCGTGAGATGACAGACTCCCCGCTGCCTCAGGTAAGTGGCAACCGTCAGGTTAATAATAAGATCCACCAGCACACAACACGGTTTGATCCATCCTTCAGCAGCAGCGACACACAGACAAGTCCACCCGCCactgcctttcctttcccagaaagaaaaaatcagccTAGATTGATGTCAAGACGAGATAGAAGACGTCAGCGTCAGCGAACGGCTCGCGTGCAATCTGGCGCCACTGCCTCGAAACACGCGTCTCTGCGTGTTAACGCCCACGTCGCCGAGAACCAAAGTCAAGATACATATCAAAGGAATAGATCAGAGAATTTACAAAATGTTCAGAAACAGACGTCTCATCGCCAGCGTCATAACCATGGTGGTCGTCGTCGCCATCGCCGCCgttatcgtcgtcgtcgtcgtcgccgttatcaaaggaaggaggatgttCGCGGAAGGAGATCAGTGGAAGAAGTCAGACATAATGCACTTTACGGCCCGAATCGACTCTTGCCTCCTGGTGAGGAAAGAGAGTCAGTCAGGTGGAGAAAAAACGatcaaagaaacagaagagaattaGCCGACCCTTTTCTTGTTGTGGGTGACTGGAGAGGTTCTTTACGCAGGAGTTATTTTGGAACACCATTTCCTTGGCAAAACGCTCGGGAGAGATGGCGGCGCCTGATGCCACGAAGAGACACCGAAAAGTCCTCCCAAAGTGGGGCGGGAAACTTTTGGCAGAGTGTTAGATCAGAGGAGCCAGTAGACTCCCCGCTGAGGACCGAGATTAGAGGAAGTTCAGGCAAAGAATTTCAAAAGGCCTCACGTTTTCTGAGGCGTCGGAGAAGCGTCAGCAAATTAGCCTGGGAGACAAAAGCAAAAATGAAGGCCAAAAGGCAAAATTTGGCTGCGGCTTTAAGTCAGCGGTGCGGAAGGACTGGTGCGGGATTATTAAGGTCATGTGGGGAGCCGGAGATGAACTGCCAGCCAGGTGAGGGAGACCCTCGCCAGGCGGAGATGGTCGACGGAAAATGTGATCACCTCAGCCTTGCCGGTAACCAGAGTGCCTCGGCCGAGCGAGAACCTTTACCAGGGAAAGACCGCAGCCCGAAACGATACCTACAGCAAGTCGGTGACACCGCACTCGTCATGGTCACCGACGGGGGAGGAGAGAACGGTGGCGGCTACCAGCGGACGAGGAGGGAACTTCGGAATCTCTCTGGCACTCCGAATGTCACGTACCGATGCTCGCCCTCTCACAAATACTGGCTCTTCGCCTCCAG CATGCCTATGGGTCTGTATCCTCTCAGGGTGAAGATCCTGCAGAGCGGCAACCTAACCCGCGTCGTCCCCACCTCGCAAGACTCGAGGCCTCTGGAAACCACGAATGTATCACCGCCGACCACCCAGCCCCCGCCCACCCCAGCCACGCCGCACCACCGCTCGGATATCCCgccggaggaggaagattacattggcgaagacgaagaagaggaccCCAGCCAATACTCAGGAAACCCTTCCACTCCCAGCACCATTCAACCAACCCATCCAACCACTTTTGTCCACTCTACTCCTCCATCCACGACCCAGCAGCCACCACCGCCCTCCCGCCCGCCCTACACTACAGTGAGAGTAACGAATAAGTGGGTGGAGGAGACGCTGGCCAAGGTGAAGACGGTGGTAGACTCGATATTGAAATCCATCGGGTCTGCCAGAAGCAACGTGGAGGAGAACAACGGCAAGAAGACACCAGATCAAGATGGAGTgaatggaaataaggaaggtagtgagaaaaggatggaaagaagaaagggtgtaaaaggagaaagagaaggaggaagtagcaGAAGTGAAGATGGCGagaaaggtaaggagagaaaTAGTGAAGGACAAGGACAGGCGAGGGACGACCGAGAAAGAGGAACCAGAAAAGAAGGAATCGAAATGGGAAGGTTAGGAAAGAAGAGGTCgcgagagagaaataggaaggggaagagtgaaggaaacagaaagcgaacagaaagaagagaaagccaAATCACCTTGGAAAGTTCGGAAGACCAGGAAGCAGAcggcagagagggagaaaggaacgGACGCGGGGAAAACACGGAGAGTTTGAGAAACGAACACAATaacagggaaagaagaaagcacgggaggaggagaaatgcgGCGaggaataaaacagaaaacaatagaAGTTTTCTTGATAGTGGAAACGGAGGAAGTGAATCAGAATTTTCAAATAATACAGTAAGTCAAGAATCGGACAGAATTCCCGGCACCTGGAAACAGAAAGCCGGTGGTGCCTCCATATCTCCACCAAATCGAGTCTCCGAGGTATCTGGTGCCGATGAAAGTGTTTCCGGTAGCGAGCCAGAAGGTGGGGAAGATGCTGCTGCCAGGAACACGGAGTTTGGCGTAGAAACTGAAACTCTTCCCGAGCCTTTATCTGTTGTGTCTCAGGGTGAGGGCATCGCGAGGGTCGAAGGTGAAAGACATTCAGGAAAAAAAGGCGAAGGTACAAATTATTCACCGGCTACCAATGTGAGGACTGAATCACCGGTGACCTCTTTTCCTCGTGACAATGGAACCAGAGTGAATTATGGAGACGAACATGTGATGACTTTAGAAGCGTCTACTTCCCTCCCGACTAGAATCTCGTCCAGCATCGACTCAGGTAACAATGGTAATGACACAACGGGTAACAGCGGCGCTCCAGCCTCCAAGCAGACTATCTCCTCCGTGACGGACCTGCTCTTCACCGTCCCCAACGAGAGGGTCATCAAGCCGGCGCAAAACAGTCAAGTTCAGAGCGAAATAAAGTCCACAGAAAAATTAATACGGACGTCCCTGGAAGGTCTCTTGTTCCGCGTTCCCCCGGGCGGCACCACGAGTACCAGCAAGCAGTCACAAGAAGAAAAGTCAAGTTTGAAAACTTCAGAAGGTAGTCAGACGGTCACTGCAACTACTGCCGTTCCAGACGCCACGACACCGATGCGTGAAGTGACAAGACCAGACGGCACTGAAGCCCCGAGTGTGGACGCCGAGACCATTGTGACAGACAGCAAACCAGCTCACCGCCAGAGGtccgaagagaggaggagaaaaaagatcgCTGGAGCAGAAGGGACTCAGGACACAGTTTACCAAAGACTCAACGCCACAGAAAATGAATCGAGACAGCCAAACAgggcagaggagaaggaggaagagcagaaacaagaggaggaaggggacctCATACTCCGCACGGCTTGTCTTCCAGTAGGTTCCATAGGACGGTTCAAAGTGGAGGGCGTGACGTACTTGGTGACCGGTATGGGAGCGGGACCAGGAGCCGAGGACTGCTGGAGAGAGGTCACCAACGTAGTCAATAGACACATCCGATTGCCAGCCCTGAACCAAACCACCCTTCTGGCCACCACCGCCTTCTACTTCGTGGCAGCCAGCGCTAACTTGATTG AACCGGAGATGACCTACGGCTTCGTGAGGGTGGAACAGTTCCGGCTGGCGGCCAACCTTA